The proteins below come from a single Drosophila suzukii chromosome X, CBGP_Dsuzu_IsoJpt1.0, whole genome shotgun sequence genomic window:
- the LOC118878721 gene encoding uncharacterized protein, with protein sequence MSLKDLFDELDLLSALPYPEEANVTVHSLKLMEEDELSDLFHYSEIKMEACQKIREWQQMHKSGQNTLAAVAEKAKAANFVLKQPLRSILEQSAKGKNILTYFVEHKVLSNDERKNLISIIVDDVQARGITIKTTDFSSLVEEICTLFPSENDIMDFYFIARGPRNNASGKLYSRYKNMRSRKVSKKVRLPTMDENSSIQANSQVFEIDECEAAAKKALLNRDCSDWDLVCANWKDTFPLRQRESKEMDSVTFFQQWTKFSHARVTDLINIDFSLLYPNKQNLLFSQWDTFKSKIFGYYMENITNEYCKKLLTQIGETSHIDTKDYLYTILLNAVLPTTCRFSDHMGKKNRKATISDCQESMVLKLTNLNNYQTKINTMISKYYNAGMKLQPLIIVEGLEDSDIKSYYVYFDKRLVKFSSFLESFDMCFKLFQVLGLEYPKPSQQAWLLVQKFFFSLDTIYDSKSSSLALLLNFLKSS encoded by the exons ATGTCGTTGAAAGATTTGTTTGATGAGTTGGACCTTCTATCGGCCCTTCCGTACCCTGAGG AAGCCAATGTGACAGTCCACTCGTTAAAGTTAATGGAGGAAGATGAGCTAAGTGATCTATTTCATTATAGTGAAATTAAAATGGAGGCATGCCAAAAAATAAGAGAGTGGCAACAAATG cACAAGTCAGGCCAAAACACTTTGGCTGCAGTAGCTGAAAAAGCCAAAGCTGCAAACTTTGTTCTGAAACAG CCTCTTCGTTCGATACTAGAGCAGAGCGCTAAGGGGAAAAACATATTAACGTATTTCGTGGAGCACAAAGTACTGTCCAACGATGAACGGAAAAATTTAATAAGTATTATAGTGGACGATGTTCAAGCCAGAGGTATTACCATCAAAACAACAGATTTTTCATCGTTGGTAGAGGAAATATGTACCTTATTCCCATCTGAAAACGATATAATG GACTTTTACTTTATTGCACGAGGACCTCGTAACAACGCGTCCGGAAAACTATATTCGCGATATAAAAATATGCGTAGCCGAAAGGTATCTAAAAAGGTTAGGTTACCTACGATGGACGAGAATTCTTCTATTCAAGCAAATTCACAAGTTTTTGAAATCGACGAATGCGAGGCGGCAGCAAAGAAAGCATTGCTAAATAGAGACTGCTCAGATTGGGATTTAGTCTGTGCCAACTGGAAGGATACTTTTCCTCTTCGTCAGCGGGAGTCTAAGGAAATGGACAGTGTAACATTCTTTCAGCAGTGGACAAAATTTAGCCACGCTAGAGTAACCGATCTG ATTAACATCGATTTCAGTTTGCTATACCCAAACAAGCAAAACTTGCTTTTTTCTCAATGGGATACCTttaaatcaaagattttcgGTTATTATATGGAAAACATAACAAATGAGTACTGCAAGAAGCTGCTAACTCAAATTGGCGAGACTTCCCACATTG ATACGAAGGATTATCTTTACACAATTCTTCTCAATGCTGTCCTTCCAACGACTTGTCGTTTTTCGGATCATATGGGGAAAAAAAACAGGAAGGCAACAATTTCGGATTGTCAGGAGAGCATGGTCCTCAAATTGACCAATCTGAACAACTACCAGACTAAAATCAATACGATGATAAGCAAATACTACAACGCAGGAATGAAGTTGCAGCCACTTATAATAGTGGAAGGATTGGAGGATTCGGACATAAAATCATATTATGTTTATTTTGACAAACGATTGGTAAAGTTTTCTTCATTCCTAGAAAGTTTTGATATGTGCTTCAAACTTTTCCAAGTACTGGGTCTTGAATACCCAAAGCCTTCACAGCAAGCTTGGTTGCTCgtgcaaaaatttttttttagcctTGACACAATCTATGATTCAAAATCCTCATCTCTGGCTTTGCTACTGaactttttaaaatcatcTTAA